The Culex pipiens pallens isolate TS chromosome 2, TS_CPP_V2, whole genome shotgun sequence DNA window aattaattatgcttaggtagaaattataTATTCGAAACAActcaaaacttttacattaggtaaaccattttacaaatgagagtggaaggtacgtttaataaacctgatttgaaaaaaagacaaacaaaggtttaatatagaagggaccaaaaatacatgttttaatagcagaatgtttgaaagattattcagGATAACATAAATAGATTATGACTGGATGTCTCACGAgagaacaaattaaaaaaaaataatcacaaactcaaaaattttaaaacacataaattaagaaatctttaaattaagaaatccatAAGTATCCAAAAGtataaaaaactaatattttcaaattgagaaactttaaaaaatataaatcagatatttgagaattttaaaaatgcaattaattatatcagaaaaattaaaaaataataaatcacaaattcatagtttaaaaattcgaattattaaaaactaaatacagtggactctctggctgtcgatcttctcgatatcaatattgctccagctgtcaataaatttttcagtcccttcaaatagattgctttgattttttattctataatttgataacccccgctctcgacggtcccttcaatatcgacaactagagagtccactgtatttcaaaatgtttaaaatttcaaaaacaatcttaattttaaaaattcaaaataaacataatacaggtcgaaaaaaatcgaaattaaaaacaatagtttgaatatttatgggtgcagaacaccaaaaatttaaaagctatagttaaaaataaaataataatagcttctagcttctatcggatggtgaagtaaaacgtcggtcccggtttctcctgtctcgtcagaggcgctggagcagaaatcccacgttagaggaaggccatgccccggggggcgtagtgccaatagtttagtttcgtttcgttttagttaaaaataataagatagaaaattaaataaattataacttcaaaaataagtaaaattaaaaacttctgccaatcaaaaattttaaaacaaaattataaataaaaaagaaagagtcaaaattttcaaactctaAATCGTCTAAATATgtgtttctaacctaaaatatgactccatgttttttttatgattcaagatggcgaagaaattaagaatttaagaatttaaaaattgaagaatttcagagtttcagaatttcagaattttaatttcgacaaaattacatcatttttttggttcatataagaatacaaattggtagcgccgttaaaggtacaatttacgatttgccaattaaatttacctattattttaaaacacatattgagtatcttcaaaatcaatttatgatcaaaaataattcttaaacaaatatttatttgaaattattaaactcaaaagaaatgtgtcttttaaaagtttttaaaaactatttgtttttaaagtacATTTTTTGTTGGGATACTAGCCGTGCTGTACCACTATGGCTTAAGTtttatcaggtaaaaatattaacactaaaaaaatcgctttatcatttacatgaatgaactaagcctgaaatcgttaacattaaaaaatcgttctcaataaaaccagacataaaaaaacaaccccaaaatcatttattattacaaataataataaaatgcttgatttcacccaaattgcaaattttacgtaagcgtgtactcaacatccatcacaccgatcacaccaaattgcagtaacttttcaacaagaaagagaagagagagcttgcagaaaagtacgggaacggttttgcttcaacttctacctctctcattgcagaagttctgcctgagagaaaagttacttttgttgcagaaaagtacgggaatgctctgctgccgtttttgtgcagaattgcagaattctgcagtacgggaatagacctattgttttgattcacagcatgttgaacgaactgttgtggatgtacctagaaCATCGCAGCACGGGGTATTTCTTCTGCACATTTCCAACAACAGtatacttgttcggtaacttggCTGAGAATGTAGCACagttaccgaatgctgctcgtaaactgggctgaacgaaaaatgacgaggggaccgatgcataacattttctctacaaatgtaaaatgatggttgcttaaatttctttcagagctcacctttaatttttccttaaattttgacttaacatttcattaaaacttaaatatgatttctaaTTTGCTGAACTTGCTTGTGCATCCAGCTTGTGACCCCTCATCATTCCGGTTTGTTTGGTTATtttacgtttgtctgctttttaagtggGCTACAGCCCAAGTAGTTCAGTCAAACAAGCTCAGTTACCGAACCAGTACTGTACTTTAATTTTGCTTCACTCATCTTTCTACTCTTCTTCTCTCATTTCCCAATAAATACTGAAACGTGTTTTCCCTAACCAAAACAGTTTACCTTAATATGTAAACGAAACGATGTTAACTGCTGTTTATCATTGATCTTTcctttacttatttatttattaaaatgtaattttcatcgGCTTCTACTCTTCTTTCCTTCAAACTACAATTATTCTTTCAGTATCGAACTTTATGTAGTTTGCTTTCTTTTATTGTCTATTGTTTAAATCTACGCCCTTTTCTtgaaacaagtatggttcgagTCCTTACTTAATATATTGAATGATCACACACataaaattattgtatttttggtaaacttttgaataacatgcttaggtccaaaacattgtaacaaaacaccgcgacagaagaaatagcaacagattaacacgattcaacattagggaagatttcaggagaaaacagtacacagtagaataacaactagtttttgaattgaaacaaaaaataaaacagtacttgctttaatgaaaattgataggcacactataaatggttaggtgcttatacttacatcaaaccctacgtaatgtaccacccccggccgagttaaaatgcgtaaccggaaaagaaggtgtgcatgcctggcacgaacactcaaagcgtgttctagcgtgctgctcgtactgactcagagcaagggtgagatgtaggtgtaagggcagtgcgtgttcgtcgggaaccttgtgcataagatcggtcaaggcccgttcttacactgaaaattgcgaattgcgaattgcgaattgcgactTTTCAAGGCGAATctgcatttgtaaacaagcagtctatcccacCGCTCgttacaaaatttccaaataaatttaaaaaaagaaatattaaattaatgtttattcgtcaagcttatgtagactacttacaatttttaatgtatttattTAGTTTCTCTGCAAAACGCTTCGAtgcttaaattaaaataaaactgagatttaaaattttcttccaaacagttttcgaccaaaaaaattCCACTACCCTGTTTGACAGATCTTTCCCTTTTTGTTTTGCCCTCGTCTTCGTGTGATGTGGAGCTGTTTTTCCTTCCGTACGATTTGAGTGAGCCAGCAGCTGGTCCTGTGATTTTATCCGCAGTTTTTCCAGAATTTCCCAGTGCTAAACGAAGCGAAACCCTTTTTCCACGATGACTTCCGACTGGGACGAAATCAAGCGGCTCGCGTCCGACTTCCAGAAGGCCCAGCTGACGACCAGCTTGCAGAGGTAGGTTCCTGCGATTCTTTTGATGTGGCACTTTCACTTTTGGAATCTTCTTCCGGACAGGTTGTCGGAACGGAACTGCGTCGAGGTTGTGAGCCTGCTGATTGAGAAGGGTCTGCTGGAGGTGATTTACACGACCGATGGCAAGGAGTATTTGACGCAGGTCCATTTGAAGCAGGAGGTGCGGGACGAGATGTTCGTGCGGGGAGGCCGGGTTAATCTGGTCGATTTGGCCAAGGCGTTGAACGTGGACTTTGAGAAGGTGCAGGTTGTGGCGGAGCAGATCGTGGTGGAGGACCGGAGTGTGAAGTTCATTTTGGGTCAGCTGATTGAGCAGTTTTATATGGAGCGGGTGGCGTCGGAGATTAACGAGAAGTTGGCTCAGGTTGGGGAGATTAATGTGGCTGATTTGACGGTGCAGTACGATCTGCCGGCGGAtttcattttgaacaatatCATTTTGAGGCACTTGAACAAGACCATTATGGGCAAGCAGGACTCGTCGAATGCGAACATCTTCTTTACGCAATCGTACGTGGCACGGAGCAAGGCCAAGGTCCGAGGTGCCCTGGCGGCGATCACAAAGCCAACGCCGGTGTCGGCCATCCTGGCGCAGTGTGGAATCCCGGACCGGTTGTTTAACCTGCTTGTGAACGAAGTGGCTACGCTGGGAAGTGTCACGTCGAGGACTCCCGGGGCGTTGTACATTCCGCACATTTACACCAAGACCCAGGTCGAGTGGGTTCAGAACTTTTACCGCCAGAACGGCTACTTGGAGCACGATTCCGTCGCCGGACTGGGCGTCACGGACGTGAAGAACTTCATCGTAAACCAACTCCCGAACGAGAAAATTGTCCACCTGAAAAAGTGCAGCGTTGGAGAGAAGCTCATCGATCAGGTGGCCTCCTCGCTGGAAGAGTGCATCTCAACCAGCACGTACTTGGACGTTTCCACGGTCCTCCCCTCAATCATGAGCGACGAAGATGTGGATCAACTGCTCACGATCGTCCTAACGGCGCCCATGCAAAAGCAAGTTCTCATCTTCAACAGCACAATCCTCACCACCAAGTTCGTCGAAGACATGATCAAACCGTGCTACGAAATCGCCGTTGAAAACGCGAAGAAATCCGTCGACAGCGGAACCTACCAGCAGTACATGGCGGAGAAAATGATGAAGCACCAGGACGTGATTCCGGACAAGGAATCGGCGGAAAACAAGGCGGACAAGCGTGACGAACGTCGCAAGAAGGCTGCGGGTGGAAAGGCCGGTGGAGGTGCGCAGGGTCGGGAAACGAAGACCAAGTCGACGAAGAAGCACGCCCGCGGACATCGTGGAAACGTGTCCGATTCGGATGAAGATTTCGGGCCTGCTGAGAAGAGTGCCGGGGGAAAGAAGGGTGCCAAGGAGGCGAGCATTGAGTTGATTACGGTGAAGGACATTTCCAAGGTGCTGCACGGAGGGTTGGAAGAGGAGGGACTGGAGGATTTGGCGAAGCAGCTGGCGCAGCATTACTATCCGTGAGTATGGGTTTGGTGTTGGGTTTTGGTAGATGTCAGTTTACTACTGAAAATtgtcatcgatttttttttaagtcgacaGATTTGTTGGTATAGAGTCAACAAGGCTACATCTCAAAAGTGAGTCTTCAGGACACATAACTTCGGTCGGTTGAGAAGTTCTAAAAAAAGAACACCAGCCTAAAATCAATCAATCTTACTCAAAGGTACTGGTGTGCCATTGCGAAAAACTTTGGCGCAGGTCGGCCAGATAATAGTACCTACGTCACTGTACAAATGGTTATATCTCTGTTCAGACAAATCGATCTTTCAAACAAAACGTGCGCTTCCCAAACGCCGACGTGAACTTCAAGTACCTAGAAATGCATAACATTTTGGAGAATAATTAGCAATACGTTACTACCGAACGTGATGTATGACTCTAGTGGCTTTGTTCCATAGCTTACAGTTAGGATAAGCCATGTTATTGCTGAATACGAACTAATATTTGTTTGTGCAATAGTATTCAGTTATGATCGAAGTTGTCGGCTTCTATTTTTGTTACTGGTGGGTCTTCTGGTACCGCTGCGTCTGTGTTGTTTAAATGCACTTGCTTTTGATCACAGCCGCTGCTTCAAATGgccttgctgctgctgcgccgCCACAACGAGTTCAAATCCCAGAGGCTGTTGTTCATGAACGAATGCCTGTGTTTGACTATATAAGTCCGTGGACATTATTGATAACATCCGCCACATGCTTCAGTATC harbors:
- the LOC120415676 gene encoding E3 UFM1-protein ligase 1 homolog, with the protein product MTSDWDEIKRLASDFQKAQLTTSLQRLSERNCVEVVSLLIEKGLLEVIYTTDGKEYLTQVHLKQEVRDEMFVRGGRVNLVDLAKALNVDFEKVQVVAEQIVVEDRSVKFILGQLIEQFYMERVASEINEKLAQVGEINVADLTVQYDLPADFILNNIILRHLNKTIMGKQDSSNANIFFTQSYVARSKAKVRGALAAITKPTPVSAILAQCGIPDRLFNLLVNEVATLGSVTSRTPGALYIPHIYTKTQVEWVQNFYRQNGYLEHDSVAGLGVTDVKNFIVNQLPNEKIVHLKKCSVGEKLIDQVASSLEECISTSTYLDVSTVLPSIMSDEDVDQLLTIVLTAPMQKQVLIFNSTILTTKFVEDMIKPCYEIAVENAKKSVDSGTYQQYMAEKMMKHQDVIPDKESAENKADKRDERRKKAAGGKAGGGAQGRETKTKSTKKHARGHRGNVSDSDEDFGPAEKSAGGKKGAKEASIELITVKDISKVLHGGLEEEGLEDLAKQLAQHYYPQFSRLALAKAHELYEISLHQNNQNRRQTHANLQDKLNNLFNDIRLYEKGIKLLPADVQPQLVKYLLKSLGTDFCNEIFFYVAAECNLNSNGTTLTVEQRNKIAADCGQEYRGALQALNKATASSAAVDDFLIVAENSLQACSMILKKIDKKKDRNLILCHKHGLLEQLANCSDPALVLHLAVLILFTISTQSMLHASGRHVSAILSFLQPALAPEQAQTLTTYHDLVLKLLSVENASDDSKADADEVKQQLEKLTPTVKDIAGNYKKAGLTSAE